A genomic segment from Flavobacterium inviolabile encodes:
- a CDS encoding 3-ketoacyl-ACP reductase, producing MEQLKGKTALITGAGKGLGKAVALALAAEGVHLALLSRTEKDLVDVAAAVKSIDSSLNVAYATADISDFNSVTAAITKLKEQLGVIDILINNAGIGKFAKFMDFEISEWENIIKVNLLGAYYVIHAVLPEMLERQSGDIVNVSSSAGVRASALTSAYSASKFGLIGLSESLMQEVRKSNIRVFTMNPSTIATDLSVSLNLTDGNPESVLQPEDFAELLVAHLKLNRRAFVKDVGLWSTNP from the coding sequence ATGGAACAATTAAAAGGAAAAACAGCTTTAATTACCGGAGCCGGAAAAGGTTTGGGTAAAGCCGTTGCGCTGGCATTAGCCGCAGAAGGTGTTCATCTTGCCTTACTATCAAGAACGGAAAAAGATCTGGTTGACGTTGCTGCTGCTGTAAAAAGCATCGACAGCAGCCTGAATGTGGCTTACGCAACTGCCGATATCTCCGATTTCAACTCGGTAACGGCCGCTATCACAAAACTAAAAGAACAGCTGGGTGTTATTGATATCCTGATCAACAATGCCGGTATCGGTAAATTTGCAAAATTCATGGATTTTGAAATCAGCGAGTGGGAAAACATTATCAAAGTAAACCTTTTAGGGGCTTATTATGTTATCCATGCCGTTTTACCGGAAATGCTGGAACGTCAGTCCGGCGATATTGTAAATGTTTCTTCAAGTGCCGGTGTAAGAGCTTCGGCTCTGACAAGTGCCTACAGTGCTTCAAAATTCGGTTTGATCGGTTTGTCGGAATCCTTAATGCAGGAAGTCCGTAAATCGAATATCCGGGTGTTTACGATGAATCCGAGTACGATTGCTACCGATTTATCCGTTAGCCTGAATTTAACCGATGGTAATCCGGAAAGTGTATTACAGCCGGAAGATTTTGCCGAATTATTAGTAGCACATCTGAAACTAAACCGCAGAGCATTTGTAAAAGATGTAGGCCTTTGGTCCACCAATCCATAA
- a CDS encoding EamA family transporter translates to MHFLLFSVLCSVSVGILFKIAKRYSVSFQQVINWNYVIAITLCYLFYQPDISAVNANAPWPVYTILAILLPTIFLVLATSVRHIGIVKTDIAQRFSLFIPILIAYFVFKEAISPLKFCGLFIGFTAIFLTLYKKESQQDKQNNWLYPAIVLLGFGTIDVFFKQIASYKEIPYTTSLFVVFCGALVVSTAITLYKTVIKKERLNRLSLLFGVLLGLLNFGNILFYLKAHKALADNPSTVFATMNFGVILLGSLVGIIVFKEKISRTNYIGIILALIAIIVITFSQLYTF, encoded by the coding sequence ATGCATTTCCTATTATTTAGTGTACTCTGTAGCGTTTCTGTTGGCATTTTATTCAAAATAGCCAAACGGTATTCCGTTTCTTTTCAGCAGGTAATCAACTGGAATTATGTTATTGCCATTACGTTGTGTTACCTGTTTTACCAACCTGATATCAGCGCTGTAAATGCAAATGCGCCATGGCCGGTTTATACTATTCTCGCTATCCTGCTGCCTACCATATTTCTGGTTCTCGCAACCTCAGTGCGCCATATTGGTATTGTTAAAACCGATATTGCCCAGCGTTTTTCTCTTTTTATTCCGATCCTGATCGCCTATTTTGTTTTTAAGGAAGCCATAAGCCCGTTAAAATTCTGCGGACTGTTTATCGGTTTTACCGCCATATTCCTGACGTTATACAAAAAGGAAAGCCAGCAGGACAAGCAAAATAACTGGCTGTACCCGGCAATTGTTTTACTCGGATTTGGTACGATTGATGTTTTTTTCAAACAAATCGCTTCCTATAAAGAGATTCCGTATACAACTTCTTTATTTGTTGTTTTTTGCGGTGCTTTAGTCGTTTCTACGGCCATAACACTGTATAAAACAGTCATTAAAAAGGAACGGTTAAACCGTTTGAGCCTGCTGTTTGGCGTACTTTTAGGACTGCTTAACTTCGGGAATATCCTGTTTTATCTGAAAGCACACAAAGCCTTAGCCGATAACCCTTCAACCGTGTTTGCCACGATGAACTTTGGTGTGATCCTTTTGGGCAGCCTTGTCGGCATTATCGTCTTTAAGGAAAAAATCAGCCGCACCAATTATATCGGAATCATTTTGGCACTAATTGCCATTATTGTGATTACTTTTTCACAGTTGTATACTTTTTAA
- a CDS encoding DUF294 nucleotidyltransferase-like domain-containing protein, which produces MKNPIAERIADFLKHYPPFISLSYQELVDISQTISVIYLEKNQVLFKVGDATHQNFYVVANGAIGLSVISDAEEFLIDKCDEGDILGLRPFFAKNNYLMTAKAREESIIYAIPIAVFQPYVAKNANVLSFLLESFASNTRNPYDKDHRGKLISENIIFDEQSAADIQYFQPVKYTKNPITASSSDIIKHIAQTMSNSRIGSVIIHDNQLPIGIITDKDLRSKIATGAFPIDTAADKIMSSPVITVPENISIAEAQMMMLKHNVGHLCVTRDGTEKSAVSGIITEHDIVAAQASNPGILLKLTRRATRSKELKTIREKLTDLIQNSIDKNIPISHITNVAAEINIAITKRAIDLAIEKMETPPPTRFAWFNLGSQGRKEQLLLTDIDNILVFEDVEAERYDDVKQYFMQLADKVIETLEKVGYTPCPQELMANNELWCKSLTDWIKQYNTWINTPGEKGINLSTIFFDYDLIYGDISFENSLTESIFNSTDNNQLFYAFLGTNAIKKPAPLGFFRQFLLEQDEEHKDAFDIKNRAIMPLVDAARVLCISRNIKGITNTYQRFKKLADLEPQNADLYLECAEAFNTLIWFRTEEGLQNSSNGSYINLQELSKVDKVKLKNCFQPINDIQDLIKNRFQLTYFT; this is translated from the coding sequence ATGAAAAACCCAATTGCAGAGCGCATAGCCGATTTTTTAAAGCATTATCCTCCTTTTATCAGCCTTTCCTATCAGGAACTGGTGGATATTTCACAAACTATCAGTGTGATCTATTTAGAAAAGAATCAGGTATTGTTTAAAGTTGGCGACGCGACCCACCAAAATTTTTATGTGGTGGCAAACGGTGCGATTGGTCTTTCGGTAATTTCCGATGCCGAGGAATTCCTGATTGATAAATGTGATGAGGGCGATATTTTGGGACTGCGTCCGTTTTTTGCCAAAAACAATTACCTGATGACGGCAAAAGCCCGTGAAGAGAGTATTATTTATGCGATTCCGATTGCCGTATTTCAGCCGTATGTGGCTAAAAATGCCAACGTTTTAAGCTTCCTGCTGGAAAGTTTCGCTTCCAATACCCGGAATCCTTATGACAAAGACCACCGCGGGAAATTGATCTCGGAGAATATTATTTTTGACGAACAAAGTGCTGCGGATATCCAGTATTTCCAGCCGGTTAAATATACTAAGAACCCCATTACAGCCAGTTCCAGCGATATTATCAAACACATTGCACAAACAATGTCCAACAGCAGGATTGGCAGTGTTATTATTCACGATAACCAGTTACCCATCGGGATCATCACCGATAAGGACCTGCGCTCCAAAATTGCAACCGGGGCTTTCCCTATCGACACGGCAGCCGATAAGATCATGTCTTCTCCGGTAATTACCGTTCCGGAAAACATTTCAATTGCCGAAGCACAAATGATGATGCTCAAACACAATGTCGGGCATTTGTGTGTAACCAGGGACGGAACCGAGAAAAGTGCTGTTTCCGGAATTATAACGGAACACGATATCGTAGCGGCACAAGCCAGTAATCCGGGAATCCTTTTAAAATTAACCCGTCGTGCCACACGCTCCAAAGAGCTGAAAACGATACGAGAAAAACTGACCGACCTGATTCAGAATTCTATCGATAAAAATATCCCGATTTCGCACATCACCAATGTGGCGGCAGAAATCAATATTGCCATTACCAAAAGAGCCATCGATCTGGCTATTGAAAAAATGGAAACACCGCCTCCTACCCGATTTGCCTGGTTTAACTTGGGCAGCCAGGGCCGAAAAGAACAATTGCTGTTAACGGATATCGACAACATTCTGGTATTTGAAGATGTTGAGGCAGAACGTTATGACGACGTAAAACAGTACTTTATGCAGCTGGCAGACAAGGTAATCGAAACACTTGAAAAAGTGGGTTACACACCTTGTCCGCAGGAGTTAATGGCTAATAATGAACTATGGTGTAAATCATTGACAGACTGGATAAAACAATACAATACCTGGATTAACACTCCAGGTGAAAAAGGAATTAATCTGAGTACTATTTTCTTTGATTATGATCTGATTTACGGGGATATTTCTTTCGAAAATTCCCTGACAGAAAGCATTTTCAACAGTACCGATAACAACCAGCTGTTCTATGCTTTCTTAGGAACAAATGCCATAAAAAAACCGGCACCATTAGGCTTTTTCCGCCAGTTCCTGTTAGAGCAGGATGAAGAACACAAAGATGCTTTCGATATTAAGAACCGTGCCATCATGCCATTGGTTGATGCCGCCCGTGTGCTGTGCATCAGCAGAAACATCAAAGGCATTACCAATACCTACCAGCGTTTTAAAAAACTGGCCGATTTAGAGCCGCAAAATGCCGATTTGTATCTGGAATGTGCCGAAGCTTTTAACACCCTGATCTGGTTCAGAACCGAAGAAGGCCTGCAGAATAGTTCCAACGGCAGTTACATTAACCTGCAGGAACTATCGAAAGTAGATAAAGTGAAGCTGAAAAATTGTTTTCAGCCGATAAATGACATACAGGATTTAATTAAAAATCGTTTTCAACTGACCTATTTTACATAG
- a CDS encoding 3'-5' exonuclease — translation MVLDWLTGKDIPQFWKQYAAHFDKEEQNGTKRYVVFDTETTGLDWKDDVILSIGAIAVIDNEIKVGDFFEVYLKQEVFNPENAILTGILKEGKEEKIIEAEAIIRFLDFIKDATLIGHNINFDVEMINQALKRLNLGKLKNMILDVDVMYQKFKNLPEDKHQSLDELCDIFKIKKSDRHTASGDAYIIALLFLKLKKKLKL, via the coding sequence ATGGTATTAGATTGGCTTACAGGTAAAGATATTCCCCAATTCTGGAAACAATACGCAGCTCATTTTGACAAAGAAGAACAAAACGGGACAAAGCGCTATGTTGTTTTCGATACAGAAACCACCGGACTGGACTGGAAGGATGATGTAATCCTTTCCATTGGTGCTATTGCTGTAATTGATAACGAAATTAAAGTTGGTGATTTTTTTGAAGTTTACCTGAAACAAGAGGTTTTCAATCCCGAAAACGCCATTCTTACCGGTATTTTAAAAGAAGGCAAAGAAGAGAAAATCATTGAAGCGGAAGCTATTATCCGTTTTCTGGATTTTATTAAAGACGCTACTTTAATCGGCCACAACATTAACTTTGATGTGGAAATGATCAATCAGGCATTAAAGCGCCTGAATCTGGGAAAACTAAAAAATATGATACTGGATGTGGATGTCATGTATCAGAAATTTAAAAACCTGCCGGAAGACAAACACCAGAGCCTGGATGAATTGTGTGATATATTTAAAATCAAAAAGAGCGACCGTCATACTGCTTCGGGCGATGCCTATATTATTGCTTTACTGTTTTTAAAGCTAAAGAAAAAGCTGAAATTATAG
- a CDS encoding protein NO VEIN domain-containing protein translates to MIQTVVEILIDNSGSMGYMKGAGLEHKNRYLIDGVTRMSLVKKILLEQIIPTLKYADQIIIRTFRHETRKINNQVVTEATTPLIYNDIFDEQRITKKVSSLVDPPSGGTPITAAIEIAIKDLKKYSVNDRKIILLTDGEENGDGNYIEAAKKAKLINGVECKIFIIGLAHNESSKIKAKEIATGGYFNIASKNFSSDEVLKILEPLKVAVLENTIQNFKITQNESNIERAKELLSSGIDSTTLTIDEDYSEAIRLKSETYLYSKLCEIYEKENVNWLNQNGESNQSYDFEVLNPNGTVQLYIECKGTAYNKSTFYLTAKEWHFFLSQKENYQVYRILNIENEPSIYLIENLFESIFNGKVVPYLLAPEILKEERVFLTLK, encoded by the coding sequence ATGATTCAAACTGTTGTCGAAATACTTATAGATAATTCTGGAAGTATGGGTTATATGAAAGGTGCTGGCTTAGAACACAAGAACCGATACTTAATTGATGGTGTAACAAGGATGTCATTAGTTAAGAAAATCTTATTAGAACAAATTATACCAACTTTAAAATATGCTGATCAAATTATCATAAGGACTTTCCGGCACGAGACCCGAAAGATAAACAACCAAGTAGTAACTGAAGCAACAACTCCACTTATCTACAATGATATTTTTGATGAACAGAGAATAACAAAAAAAGTATCATCATTAGTGGATCCTCCCTCTGGAGGAACACCAATAACTGCCGCTATTGAAATCGCTATAAAAGACTTAAAAAAATATTCAGTAAATGATCGAAAAATCATTTTATTGACTGACGGTGAAGAAAATGGTGATGGCAATTATATTGAAGCCGCAAAAAAAGCTAAACTAATAAACGGAGTAGAATGCAAAATATTTATAATTGGTCTTGCTCATAACGAATCGTCGAAAATTAAAGCTAAAGAAATTGCAACTGGTGGTTACTTTAATATAGCATCTAAAAATTTCTCGAGCGACGAAGTTTTAAAAATCTTAGAACCTTTAAAAGTTGCAGTTTTAGAAAATACGATTCAAAATTTTAAAATAACGCAAAACGAATCAAATATAGAAAGAGCTAAAGAACTTTTATCATCAGGAATCGATTCTACTACCTTAACGATTGATGAAGATTACAGTGAAGCGATACGTTTAAAAAGCGAAACATATCTTTACTCTAAACTTTGTGAAATTTATGAGAAAGAAAATGTGAATTGGTTAAATCAAAATGGAGAAAGTAATCAATCGTATGATTTTGAAGTTTTAAATCCTAACGGAACGGTTCAACTTTATATTGAATGTAAAGGAACTGCTTACAACAAATCGACATTCTATTTAACAGCGAAGGAGTGGCATTTCTTTTTGTCACAAAAAGAGAATTACCAAGTTTATAGAATATTGAATATTGAAAATGAGCCGAGTATTTATCTTATTGAAAATTTATTTGAGTCAATATTTAATGGAAAAGTAGTTCCATATCTACTTGCTCCCGAAATTTTAAAAGAAGAAAGAGTATTTTTAACTTTAAAGTAA